A single genomic interval of Salinigranum halophilum harbors:
- a CDS encoding argininosuccinate synthase, translating into MTRVALAFSGGLDTTVCVPLLEEEYGHDEVIGVTVDVGQPEEEFEEAEETAEALGLEHYVVDAKAEFAEACFRGVKANATYQGYPLGTALARPVIAQAILDVAEEHDCDALAHGCTGKGNDQLRFEAVWRASDLEVIAPVRELGLTREWEIEYAAEKELPVEAGNEGVWSIDTNLWSRAVEGGELENPNYVPPEDIYKWTQAPTGDTELVEVEFDNGIPVAVDGEEMDPVSLIQHLNTRAGKYGVGRTDVMEDRMLGLKVRENYEHPAATVLLNAHKALEDLVLTKEERSFKTQVDHRWSEKAYEGLISGPLVQALEGFIEVTQEKVTGTATIKFEGGQARAVGRDSDYAVYSESHASFNSADIEAGIEQSDATGVAKYHGFQERLAMEAYESATKKQTEAVTDGGDDE; encoded by the coding sequence ATGACACGCGTCGCACTCGCGTTCTCGGGCGGACTGGACACGACGGTCTGTGTCCCGCTTCTCGAAGAGGAGTACGGACACGACGAGGTAATCGGCGTCACCGTCGACGTCGGGCAGCCCGAAGAGGAGTTCGAAGAGGCAGAAGAAACCGCAGAGGCGCTCGGCTTAGAGCACTACGTCGTCGACGCGAAGGCGGAGTTCGCGGAGGCGTGCTTCCGCGGTGTGAAGGCGAACGCCACGTATCAGGGCTACCCGCTCGGAACCGCGCTCGCCCGTCCGGTCATCGCCCAGGCGATTCTCGACGTCGCCGAGGAGCACGACTGTGACGCCCTCGCGCACGGCTGCACCGGGAAGGGGAACGACCAGCTCCGGTTCGAGGCTGTCTGGCGCGCTTCCGACTTGGAGGTCATCGCGCCCGTACGCGAACTCGGGCTCACCCGCGAGTGGGAGATCGAGTACGCCGCAGAGAAGGAGTTACCAGTAGAGGCCGGCAACGAGGGCGTCTGGAGCATCGACACGAACCTCTGGTCGCGCGCCGTCGAGGGCGGCGAACTGGAGAACCCCAACTACGTCCCCCCCGAGGACATCTACAAGTGGACGCAGGCACCGACGGGCGACACCGAACTGGTGGAGGTCGAGTTCGACAACGGGATTCCGGTCGCCGTCGACGGCGAGGAGATGGACCCCGTCTCGCTCATCCAGCACCTCAACACCCGCGCCGGGAAGTACGGCGTCGGTCGCACGGACGTGATGGAAGACCGCATGCTCGGGCTGAAGGTGCGCGAGAACTACGAGCACCCCGCGGCGACCGTCCTCCTGAACGCCCACAAGGCGCTCGAGGACCTCGTCCTCACGAAGGAGGAGCGCTCGTTCAAGACGCAGGTCGACCACCGCTGGTCGGAGAAGGCCTACGAGGGGCTGATTTCGGGGCCGCTCGTCCAGGCGCTCGAAGGGTTCATCGAGGTCACCCAGGAGAAGGTCACCGGCACGGCGACCATCAAGTTCGAGGGCGGCCAGGCGCGCGCCGTCGGCCGCGACTCCGACTACGCCGTCTACTCCGAGTCACACGCCTCCTTCAACTCCGCCGACATCGAGGCCGGTATCGAGCAGAGCGACGCGACAGGCGTGGCGAAGTACCACGGCTTCCAAGAGCGTCTCGCGATGGAGGCGTACGAGTCGGCGACGAAGAAGCAGACCGAGGCCGTGACCGACGGCGGCGACGACGAGTAA
- the argH gene encoding argininosuccinate lyase yields MSEESTGTGTGTGAVRRDRFSGGPARGFLSSLAGDARIFDADLAVDRAHVVMLAEQAIITDDVAGEILAALDDVEAAGHDALSDGEDVHEAIETAVIERVGAEGGKMHTARSRNDEVATCLRYRLREDLLDAAETTLRLRDVLADEVSAHTETLMPGYTHLQPAQPTTVAHYLLSYESAVARDTERLLDAYARVNESPLGAAAFAGTPFDVDRERTAELLGFDAVLENSMDAVSARDFLVEATSALATHAVTLSGLAEDLVVFANRGYVDLADDYSSTSSIMPQKKNPDTLELVRSVAGDAVGGLSALLTTLKGLPRAYNRDLQNAHPHAFDAVDSVVEATDVAAGAVATATWEEDALRQAAGEGFSTATGVADQLAMAGIPFRTAHEILAEAAAAAEDAGTGTPDVATLDAVTADVLGASLFEHVSREAVEAALDPTASVASRDSAGGPAPDAVARALTAVERDLEADAGTVDDARGRLADAHETLETEVTTYV; encoded by the coding sequence ATGAGTGAGGAATCCACGGGCACGGGCACCGGCACGGGCGCTGTCCGCCGCGACCGCTTCAGCGGCGGCCCCGCACGGGGATTCCTCTCCTCGCTCGCGGGCGACGCCCGCATCTTCGACGCCGACCTCGCCGTCGACCGCGCACACGTGGTGATGCTCGCCGAACAGGCAATCATCACGGACGACGTCGCCGGCGAGATACTCGCCGCGCTCGACGACGTCGAGGCCGCGGGCCACGATGCCCTCTCCGACGGTGAGGACGTCCACGAGGCCATCGAGACGGCCGTCATCGAACGAGTCGGCGCGGAGGGCGGGAAGATGCACACCGCCCGGTCGCGCAACGACGAGGTGGCGACCTGTCTCCGATACCGCCTCAGGGAGGACCTCCTCGACGCCGCGGAGACGACGCTCCGGTTGCGAGACGTGCTGGCCGACGAGGTGAGCGCGCACACCGAGACGCTCATGCCCGGGTACACGCACCTCCAGCCGGCACAGCCGACGACGGTGGCACACTACCTCCTGTCGTACGAGTCGGCGGTCGCACGCGATACCGAGCGGTTGCTGGACGCGTATGCGAGGGTGAACGAATCGCCCCTCGGCGCGGCGGCCTTCGCGGGCACGCCGTTCGACGTCGACCGCGAGCGCACGGCCGAGTTGCTCGGGTTCGACGCCGTCCTCGAGAACTCGATGGACGCCGTCTCGGCGCGGGACTTCCTCGTCGAGGCGACGAGCGCGCTCGCGACCCACGCGGTGACACTCTCGGGGCTCGCCGAGGACCTGGTCGTCTTCGCCAACAGAGGGTACGTCGACCTCGCGGACGACTACTCCTCGACTTCCTCGATCATGCCCCAGAAGAAGAACCCCGACACGCTCGAACTCGTCCGGTCGGTGGCGGGCGACGCCGTGGGCGGCCTCTCGGCGCTGCTCACGACGCTCAAGGGCCTCCCGCGGGCGTACAACCGCGACCTGCAGAACGCCCACCCCCACGCGTTCGACGCCGTCGACAGCGTGGTCGAGGCCACCGACGTCGCGGCGGGCGCAGTCGCGACCGCGACGTGGGAGGAAGACGCGTTGAGACAGGCCGCCGGCGAGGGGTTCTCGACCGCGACAGGCGTCGCGGACCAGCTGGCGATGGCCGGCATCCCGTTCCGGACGGCCCACGAGATACTCGCGGAGGCAGCCGCCGCCGCCGAGGACGCGGGGACGGGAACGCCCGACGTCGCAACACTTGACGCGGTCACAGCAGACGTCCTCGGCGCGTCCCTCTTCGAACACGTGAGCCGCGAGGCCGTCGAAGCCGCGCTCGACCCGACCGCGAGCGTCGCCAGCCGCGATTCCGCCGGCGGGCCCGCGCCCGACGCGGTCGCGCGGGCGCTCACGGCGGTCGAGCGCGACCTCGAAGCGGACGCCGGGACGGTCGACGACGCCCGGGGGCGACTCGCGGACGCCCACGAGACGCTCGAGACAGAGGTGACGACGTATGTCTGA
- the lysW gene encoding lysine biosynthesis protein LysW, protein MPEEITAEDPLTGEEITLPADVEVGEIIDSPVSGAELEVVSLDPVVLEEAPELEEDWGE, encoded by the coding sequence ATGCCAGAAGAAATCACTGCGGAAGACCCGCTGACCGGCGAAGAGATCACGCTCCCGGCCGACGTCGAAGTCGGCGAGATTATCGACAGTCCCGTGAGCGGCGCCGAACTGGAGGTCGTCTCCTTGGACCCCGTGGTCCTCGAGGAGGCGCCCGAGCTCGAAGAGGACTGGGGAGAATAG
- the lysX gene encoding lysine biosynthesis protein LysX, producing the protein MHVGLLYSRIRRDEKLLLSELRDRGHDVTKIDVRKEQFNISEAPAVFADLDVVLDRCLATSRSLYITRFLDAYGVPVVNSSETAQLCADKVKNSLALEAAGVPTPNTTVAFTTDAALEAIEAFGYPCVLKPVVGSWGRLMAKIDTRDAAEAILEHKATLGHYEHKVFYIQEFVEKPGRDIRVLAVDGEPVASMTRSSDHWLTNAAKGGETAEFELDDRARELVEKAAAAVGGGLLGVDLMEVGSDYTVHEVNHTVEFKALNDAVGDSVDVPNRVVDWLEAKVAAETEVTA; encoded by the coding sequence GTGCACGTTGGACTGCTATACTCCCGGATCCGCCGCGACGAGAAACTCCTCCTCTCCGAGCTCCGCGACCGCGGGCACGACGTGACGAAGATCGACGTCCGGAAGGAGCAGTTCAACATCTCCGAGGCGCCTGCGGTGTTCGCCGACCTCGACGTCGTGCTCGACCGGTGTCTGGCGACGAGCCGGAGCCTCTACATCACGCGCTTCCTCGACGCCTACGGCGTGCCGGTCGTCAACAGTTCGGAGACCGCACAGCTGTGTGCGGACAAGGTAAAGAACAGCCTCGCACTGGAGGCCGCGGGCGTTCCGACGCCGAACACGACGGTCGCCTTTACCACCGACGCCGCCCTCGAAGCCATCGAGGCGTTCGGCTATCCCTGCGTCCTCAAGCCCGTCGTCGGCTCGTGGGGGCGACTCATGGCGAAGATCGACACGCGCGACGCGGCCGAGGCCATCCTCGAACACAAGGCGACCCTCGGCCACTACGAGCACAAGGTGTTCTACATCCAGGAGTTCGTCGAGAAGCCCGGCCGCGACATCCGCGTGCTCGCGGTCGACGGCGAGCCCGTCGCGTCGATGACGCGCTCGTCGGACCACTGGCTCACGAACGCCGCCAAAGGCGGGGAAACGGCGGAGTTCGAACTCGACGACCGCGCGCGCGAACTCGTCGAGAAGGCCGCTGCTGCGGTCGGTGGGGGCCTCCTCGGCGTGGACCTCATGGAGGTCGGCTCGGACTACACCGTTCACGAAGTGAACCACACCGTCGAGTTCAAGGCGCTGAACGACGCCGTCGGCGACAGCGTCGACGTTCCCAATCGAGTCGTCGACTGGCTCGAAGCGAAGGTCGCCGCAGAGACAGAGGTGACCGCGTAG
- the argC gene encoding N-acetyl-gamma-glutamyl-phosphate reductase: MTLRASVVGGSGFTGGELLRLLSHHPEFEIAQATSRSYDRKTVGRVHPNLRELDLRFTSPEDLESVDVLFAATPHGVSMEHVDDFFDHADTVVDLSADFRLSTEEQYDEWYDGHVCPEYLKKAEYALPELNRQNLPGAELVASGGCNATATILGLKPLFDAGILDGDEQVVVDVKVGSSEGGAGGGDASSHAERSGIVRPYAPTGHRHEAEIEEFLGLSVSFTVHAVDMVRGASATCHTFPSSPVSKSDLWSAYRESYADEPFMRTVAGGGGVYRYPEPKVVAGTNMGEVGFELDPKNRRLVVFSAIDNMIKGSAGQAIHGANVALGLDETAGLDATGFHPVGAP; this comes from the coding sequence ATGACACTGCGCGCAAGCGTCGTCGGCGGCTCCGGCTTCACCGGCGGAGAACTCCTCCGTCTGCTCAGCCACCACCCCGAGTTCGAGATCGCGCAGGCGACGAGTCGGTCGTACGACCGCAAGACGGTCGGGAGAGTCCACCCAAACCTGCGGGAACTGGACCTGCGCTTTACCTCCCCCGAGGACCTCGAGTCGGTCGACGTGCTCTTCGCGGCGACGCCGCACGGCGTCTCGATGGAGCACGTCGACGACTTTTTCGACCACGCGGACACGGTCGTCGACCTCTCCGCGGACTTCCGACTCTCCACCGAGGAACAGTACGACGAGTGGTACGACGGCCACGTCTGCCCCGAGTACCTAAAGAAAGCAGAGTACGCCCTCCCCGAGCTAAACCGTCAGAACCTCCCCGGTGCGGAACTCGTCGCGAGCGGCGGGTGTAACGCCACGGCGACCATCCTCGGACTGAAGCCGCTGTTCGACGCGGGGATTCTCGACGGCGACGAACAGGTCGTCGTCGACGTGAAGGTCGGCTCGTCGGAGGGAGGCGCAGGGGGCGGCGACGCCTCCTCGCACGCGGAGCGGTCGGGCATCGTCCGACCCTACGCGCCCACGGGCCACCGCCACGAGGCCGAAATCGAGGAGTTCCTCGGGCTCTCGGTCTCCTTCACGGTGCACGCCGTGGACATGGTCCGCGGCGCGAGCGCGACCTGCCACACGTTCCCGTCGTCGCCCGTCAGCAAGAGCGACCTCTGGAGCGCCTACCGGGAGTCGTACGCCGACGAACCGTTCATGCGCACCGTCGCAGGCGGCGGTGGCGTCTACCGCTACCCCGAGCCGAAGGTCGTCGCCGGCACGAACATGGGCGAGGTCGGCTTCGAACTCGACCCCAAGAACAGGAGACTCGTGGTGTTCTCCGCCATCGACAACATGATCAAGGGCTCGGCCGGCCAGGCCATCCACGGCGCGAACGTCGCGCTCGGCCTCGACGAGACCGCCGGACTGGACGCGACGGGGTTCCACCCTGTGGGGGCACCCTAG
- a CDS encoding acetylglutamate/acetylaminoadipate kinase, translated as MSVVVKIGGARAVDPEGALADVASLVQAGEDVVVVHGGSTKVDETLERMGIEPTYVETPAGVTGRFTDAETMAVFTMAMSSINTDLVAGLRKQGVDALGLSGVDGGLLTGKRKSAVRVVEDGKKKIKRGEHSGRIDAVNTDLLETLLSSGHTPVTGPPMLGDDGTPVNTDADRAAAAVAGALDATLVLLTDVEGVYADPEDPSTLISRVETGDDWADLEAAAEGFMTKKVMAAKEALDGGSPAVVVANANADDPVSSAVGGGGTHIQRSAVQEVAEQ; from the coding sequence ATGTCTGTCGTCGTCAAAATCGGCGGCGCACGCGCCGTCGACCCCGAAGGCGCGCTGGCGGACGTCGCCTCGCTGGTCCAGGCGGGAGAAGACGTCGTCGTCGTCCACGGCGGCTCCACGAAGGTCGACGAGACGCTCGAACGCATGGGTATCGAGCCCACGTACGTCGAGACGCCCGCGGGCGTCACGGGACGCTTTACCGACGCGGAGACGATGGCGGTGTTCACGATGGCGATGTCGTCGATAAACACCGACCTCGTCGCCGGCCTCCGGAAGCAGGGCGTCGACGCGCTCGGCCTCTCAGGCGTCGACGGTGGCCTCCTCACCGGCAAGCGCAAGTCCGCGGTCAGGGTCGTCGAGGACGGCAAGAAGAAGATCAAACGCGGCGAGCACTCGGGCCGCATCGACGCGGTCAACACCGACCTGCTGGAGACGCTCCTCTCGAGCGGTCACACGCCCGTCACCGGCCCGCCGATGCTCGGCGATGATGGTACACCGGTGAACACCGACGCCGACCGCGCGGCCGCAGCCGTCGCCGGGGCGCTCGACGCGACACTCGTCCTCCTGACGGACGTCGAGGGCGTGTACGCGGACCCCGAGGACCCGTCGACGCTCATCTCGCGCGTCGAGACGGGCGACGACTGGGCGGACCTCGAGGCCGCCGCCGAGGGCTTCATGACGAAGAAGGTCATGGCGGCGAAGGAGGCGCTCGACGGTGGCTCCCCTGCAGTCGTCGTCGCGAACGCGAACGCCGACGACCCCGTGAGCAGCGCCGTCGGCGGCGGCGGCACACACATCCAGCGGAGTGCAGTACAGGAGGTTGCAGAGCAATGA
- a CDS encoding aspartate aminotransferase family protein, with the protein MSGFVFSEKPIQIERGEGPYLYTDDGTEYLDFGASYAVAALGHAHPRVTEAVQQQVEDLVYVQASYPNSTRTELYEKLAALSPADGECTLDNVWLCNSGTEANEAAMKFARNATGRSKIVATRRGFHGRTMGALAMTWKDKYKKPFEPLAGDIEFVTYGDTEELEAAVDEETAAVFLEPVQGEGGIHPASTEYLEAAREFTGDAGAALVFDEIQTGVGRTGTLWACEQAGVVPDMLTAAKGIANGLPLGATLCADWIADADPEHGSTFSGGPVVCAAANATLDTIVEEDVPGNAAQVGEYLRSEIERATEEHDLPIREVRGLGLMIGIEVKRGSNRLLRDLALNEQVLALPAGRTVLRLLPPLTIEEEHADRMVDALVEVMT; encoded by the coding sequence ATGAGCGGATTCGTTTTCTCGGAGAAGCCCATTCAAATCGAACGCGGCGAGGGACCGTACCTGTACACCGACGACGGCACCGAGTATCTGGACTTCGGTGCGTCGTACGCGGTTGCGGCGCTCGGTCACGCCCACCCGCGGGTGACCGAAGCCGTCCAGCAACAGGTCGAAGACCTCGTGTACGTGCAGGCGTCGTACCCCAACTCGACGCGCACGGAGCTGTACGAGAAGCTCGCGGCGCTCAGCCCCGCGGACGGCGAGTGCACGCTCGACAACGTCTGGCTCTGCAATTCGGGAACCGAGGCGAACGAGGCGGCGATGAAGTTCGCGCGCAACGCCACGGGCCGGTCGAAAATCGTCGCCACGCGCCGGGGGTTCCACGGCCGGACGATGGGCGCGCTGGCGATGACGTGGAAGGACAAGTACAAGAAGCCGTTCGAGCCGCTCGCCGGTGACATCGAATTCGTCACGTACGGCGACACCGAGGAACTCGAAGCGGCGGTCGACGAGGAGACCGCGGCCGTCTTCCTCGAACCCGTCCAGGGCGAGGGGGGCATCCATCCCGCCTCGACGGAGTACCTCGAAGCCGCGCGCGAGTTCACCGGCGACGCCGGCGCGGCGCTCGTCTTCGACGAGATTCAGACGGGCGTGGGTCGGACGGGGACGCTCTGGGCCTGCGAACAGGCCGGGGTCGTCCCGGACATGCTCACGGCGGCGAAGGGTATCGCGAACGGCCTCCCGCTCGGCGCGACACTCTGTGCGGACTGGATCGCCGACGCCGACCCCGAGCACGGCTCGACGTTCAGCGGGGGCCCCGTCGTGTGTGCGGCGGCGAACGCGACGCTCGACACCATCGTCGAGGAGGACGTCCCCGGGAACGCCGCACAGGTCGGCGAGTATCTCCGGAGCGAAATCGAACGGGCGACCGAGGAGCACGACCTCCCCATCCGGGAGGTTCGTGGCCTGGGGCTGATGATCGGCATCGAGGTGAAGCGCGGCTCGAATCGGCTCCTGCGCGACCTCGCGCTGAACGAACAGGTCCTCGCGTTGCCCGCGGGACGGACCGTTCTCAGGCTCTTACCGCCCCTCACCATCGAGGAGGAGCACGCGGACCGGATGGTCGACGCGCTGGTCGAGGTGATGACGTGA
- a CDS encoding [LysW]-lysine hydrolase, with product MSTKPQTRTTELDAQELLVDLVSTPSPSGREADAAAVLVAFFEAHDREVYVDEAGNVRAPADDAVLLTSHIDTVPGNIPVEVKDGELWGRGSVDATGPLAAMAVAAVETGVSFAGVVEEETTSSGARFLCEDREAPEAVVNGEPSGWEGITLGYRGFLDGTYVATSESGHSSRPDMNAIEEAMEWWQKVENAFEADEWRPIFEQVTTKPVGFDGGLGADGLSVEATMEVQFRIPPALSADELRELADSKLIEGTVHWNEPIPPVMESPRTEVARAFRVAIRQAGGSPRLLRKTGTSDMNLYADAWDCPMVTYGPGNSDLDHAPDEHIVLDEFDTAVEVLVDVAQRLTEE from the coding sequence ATGAGCACCAAACCCCAGACACGGACGACGGAACTGGACGCACAGGAACTTCTGGTCGACCTCGTGTCGACGCCGTCACCGTCCGGTCGGGAAGCGGACGCTGCGGCGGTCCTCGTCGCGTTCTTCGAGGCGCACGACCGCGAGGTGTACGTCGACGAGGCCGGAAACGTCCGCGCCCCCGCGGACGACGCCGTCCTGCTCACCTCACACATCGACACCGTCCCCGGAAACATCCCGGTCGAAGTGAAAGACGGTGAGCTGTGGGGGCGCGGGAGCGTCGACGCGACCGGGCCGCTGGCGGCGATGGCCGTCGCAGCCGTCGAGACCGGCGTCTCGTTCGCCGGCGTCGTCGAGGAGGAGACCACCTCCTCGGGCGCACGATTCCTCTGTGAGGACCGCGAGGCACCGGAAGCCGTTGTGAACGGCGAACCCTCCGGGTGGGAGGGTATCACCCTCGGTTACCGCGGATTCCTAGACGGCACGTACGTCGCCACCTCGGAGTCGGGCCACTCCTCGCGCCCGGACATGAACGCCATCGAGGAGGCGATGGAGTGGTGGCAGAAGGTCGAGAACGCCTTCGAGGCCGACGAGTGGCGGCCCATCTTCGAACAGGTCACCACGAAGCCCGTCGGCTTCGACGGAGGACTCGGCGCGGACGGGCTCTCCGTCGAGGCGACCATGGAGGTGCAGTTCCGCATCCCACCGGCGCTGTCGGCCGACGAACTGCGCGAACTCGCCGACTCGAAACTGATCGAGGGGACCGTCCACTGGAACGAGCCCATCCCGCCGGTGATGGAGTCGCCCAGGACGGAGGTCGCTCGCGCGTTCCGCGTCGCCATCCGGCAGGCCGGGGGGTCGCCCCGGCTCCTCCGAAAGACGGGGACGAGCGACATGAACCTCTACGCCGACGCCTGGGACTGCCCGATGGTCACCTACGGCCCGGGGAACTCCGACCTCGACCACGCGCCGGACGAACACATCGTACTCGACGAGTTCGACACCGCGGTCGAGGTCCTCGTCGACGTCGCACAGCGGCTGACGGAGGAGTGA
- the argF gene encoding ornithine carbamoyltransferase: MLSTTHLLDIDDLSEADVHTVLDRAAALKAGEDEARLPQKTLGMIFEKPSTRTRTSFETGMTRLGGHAVYLGPDDIHLGHGEPIKDTSRALSRYVDAVMARLFDHGDVEELAAYADVPVINGLTDAAHPCQTLADLLTIREQFGFDTRVAWVGDGNNVGQSFALGCALVGIDLTVATPEGYGMDESVLARAADLGAAPDVVDTPEAAVADVDVVYTDVFVSMGEEGEREEKLGAFDGYQVNADLLAHAGEETKVMHCLPAHRGEEITDEVLESDRAIVWDQAENRMHAQNGLLVELLAGG; the protein is encoded by the coding sequence ATGCTCTCGACGACCCACCTGCTCGACATCGACGACCTCTCCGAAGCGGACGTCCACACCGTCCTCGACAGAGCGGCGGCGCTCAAAGCCGGTGAGGACGAGGCTCGGCTCCCGCAGAAGACGCTGGGGATGATATTCGAAAAACCCTCGACCCGGACGAGAACGTCGTTCGAGACGGGGATGACGAGACTCGGCGGCCACGCCGTCTACCTCGGTCCCGACGACATCCACCTGGGCCACGGCGAACCCATCAAGGACACTTCGCGGGCGCTCTCGCGGTACGTCGACGCGGTCATGGCGCGGCTGTTCGACCACGGCGACGTCGAGGAGTTGGCGGCGTACGCCGACGTCCCGGTCATCAACGGGCTCACCGACGCGGCCCACCCGTGTCAGACGCTCGCAGACCTCCTCACCATCCGCGAACAGTTCGGCTTCGACACCCGGGTGGCGTGGGTCGGCGACGGCAACAACGTCGGCCAGTCGTTCGCCCTCGGCTGTGCCCTGGTCGGTATCGACCTCACCGTCGCCACACCGGAGGGGTACGGGATGGACGAGTCCGTCCTCGCCCGCGCGGCCGACCTCGGCGCGGCGCCCGACGTCGTCGACACGCCCGAAGCCGCCGTCGCGGACGTCGACGTCGTCTACACCGACGTGTTCGTCAGCATGGGCGAAGAGGGCGAACGGGAGGAGAAACTCGGGGCCTTCGACGGCTACCAGGTGAACGCCGACCTCCTCGCACACGCGGGCGAGGAGACGAAGGTGATGCACTGTCTCCCCGCCCACCGCGGCGAGGAAATCACCGACGAGGTCCTCGAGTCCGACCGCGCCATCGTCTGGGACCAGGCGGAGAACCGCATGCACGCCCAGAACGGGCTGCTGGTCGAACTCCTGGCGGGCGGCTGA